A single window of Psychromonas ingrahamii 37 DNA harbors:
- a CDS encoding outer membrane protein assembly factor BamD yields MKIDKRQTFVLITLLLALFGCNNDSDSSVIRSEEAQVNVDKGIIALNEGNFNEALALLGKAEALSSSDSETQLLRGKAYAGRAGVSVKSITQSLTANRTDGTTELAPSSSNIMGIMNYYDENEFKIRTTDTNKALALFVEQDPSLESLSNDDRATLAALAAVNATQNITLILKGDNPMKLSDQEIKNLVEDNFDAQADSLIKATDLALKLKYELVTAITATTGSITTAVVDASLTGSSLSDLENSKMDKAAFTTFMQTFNNDDRI; encoded by the coding sequence ATGAAAATAGATAAAAGACAGACGTTTGTATTGATCACTCTGCTTCTGGCCCTTTTCGGCTGTAATAATGATAGCGATTCTTCCGTCATACGCAGTGAAGAAGCCCAAGTAAATGTGGACAAGGGGATAATTGCCCTTAATGAGGGGAACTTTAATGAGGCGCTTGCGCTCCTAGGGAAAGCCGAGGCGCTCTCCAGCTCAGACTCCGAAACACAGCTCCTGCGCGGCAAGGCTTATGCCGGTCGTGCCGGTGTCTCTGTCAAATCAATCACCCAAAGCCTAACCGCTAACCGCACCGATGGCACCACTGAGTTGGCACCTTCCTCATCAAATATCATGGGTATCATGAACTACTACGACGAAAATGAATTCAAGATACGCACCACGGACACCAATAAGGCCCTCGCACTCTTTGTTGAACAGGATCCCTCTCTTGAGAGTCTCTCCAATGATGACCGAGCCACCCTTGCTGCCTTGGCTGCAGTCAACGCCACCCAAAATATCACCCTGATTCTAAAAGGGGATAATCCGATGAAACTAAGCGATCAAGAAATCAAGAACCTGGTCGAAGACAACTTTGATGCTCAAGCAGACAGCCTTATCAAAGCGACCGATCTGGCGCTTAAGCTTAAATACGAATTGGTGACAGCAATCACCGCAACCACAGGAAGTATAACCACAGCTGTAGTCGATGCTTCTTTGACAGGTAGCAGCCTCAGTGATCTCGAAAATAGCAAGATGGACAAAGCTGCCTTCACTACTTTTATGCAGACCTTCAATAACGACGACCGTATTTAG
- the mobB gene encoding molybdopterin-guanine dinucleotide biosynthesis protein B, producing MYSIENFPKVILGFAAYSGTGKTTLIEKLIPLLVADGIKIGLIKHSHHDIEMDKPGKDSYRLRKAGASQVVLASPYRSIIFKERLQQTEPNLMEQLNCLNINNLDLVLVEGFRNEKFAKIELHRPDLGKALLYPDDSSIIAIASDQPLATSLPALNINDIEQIKVFVLQFLSLKSVDSNNKCIT from the coding sequence ATGTACTCGATAGAGAATTTTCCGAAAGTGATTCTTGGCTTTGCCGCCTATAGTGGCACAGGCAAAACAACATTAATTGAAAAATTGATACCTCTTCTGGTAGCGGACGGGATCAAAATTGGCTTGATTAAGCACAGTCACCACGATATTGAGATGGATAAACCCGGAAAAGACAGTTATCGTTTACGTAAAGCCGGTGCTTCCCAAGTCGTGCTGGCATCACCTTACCGAAGCATTATTTTTAAGGAAAGATTGCAGCAAACTGAGCCTAATTTAATGGAGCAGTTAAATTGTTTGAATATTAATAACTTAGACTTAGTATTAGTTGAAGGTTTTAGGAATGAAAAATTCGCCAAAATTGAGCTGCACCGGCCAGATTTGGGCAAAGCATTACTTTATCCCGATGATTCGAGCATTATTGCTATTGCCTCGGATCAACCGTTGGCAACATCACTGCCTGCCTTAAATATCAATGATATCGAGCAGATAAAAGTTTTTGTGCTGCAATTTTTATCTTTAAAAAGCGTGGATTCAAATAATAAGTGCATAACTTGA
- a CDS encoding LysE family translocator, which produces MIAPYIDEFLMLTLVHFLAVIAPGPDFAVVIRQSISFGRKSALITSLGIGTGISIHVLYTLLGIGFIITQSETAFMVAKIAGALYLTYIGFNMLASKAQNQTDPQVVIDSDLNHHKGAFMLGFMTNLLNPKATLFFLAIFTAIVSIDTPLAVQSIYGLWIALTTALWFSLVSLFFSHRHVRAKFVRHGYLFERVMGGILLLFAAKLGWSLF; this is translated from the coding sequence ATGATCGCACCTTATATTGATGAGTTTTTAATGCTTACTCTGGTCCATTTTCTAGCCGTTATTGCACCGGGCCCAGATTTTGCCGTGGTGATCCGCCAAAGTATCAGCTTTGGCCGTAAAAGCGCACTGATCACAAGCTTAGGCATTGGTACGGGTATTTCAATACACGTACTTTATACCCTGCTGGGAATAGGTTTTATTATTACACAATCGGAAACGGCCTTTATGGTCGCTAAAATTGCCGGTGCGTTATATCTAACCTATATCGGCTTTAATATGCTCGCTAGCAAAGCCCAAAATCAGACAGATCCTCAAGTGGTTATTGACTCGGACTTAAATCATCACAAAGGCGCTTTTATGCTCGGCTTTATGACCAATTTATTAAACCCTAAAGCGACCCTGTTTTTTTTGGCAATCTTTACTGCTATCGTCAGTATTGATACACCGCTCGCCGTGCAAAGTATTTATGGGCTTTGGATAGCGCTTACCACCGCATTGTGGTTTTCGCTGGTATCATTATTTTTCTCCCACCGACATGTGCGGGCTAAATTTGTTCGCCACGGTTATCTTTTTGAACGGGTAATGGGGGGCATATTATTGCTATTTGCGGCAAAATTAGGATGGTCTTTATTTTAG
- a CDS encoding aldo/keto reductase, with protein sequence MSTVNKVLMAPDGPEFSQLVQGYWRLGSWDMDAQARLTFLKQHIEMGISTVDHAAIYDAGHCETLFGEALKLDPSIREQIEIVSKFGINGIATSATEKRVSHYDSSKAGILASTENSLRRLGVEQLDALLVHRPDFLMDADQVAEAFNELKQSGKVKHFGVSNFTTSQFDLLQSRLDAPLITNQVEFNPINFDVVADGTLDQLQQHRVRPMAWSCLAGGAIFSAQTEQVKRLRATLSELGEELGADSIDQVIYAWILKHPSNPVALLGTGNIKRVKDAAAALTLKMNAEQWYRVWVASKGVNVP encoded by the coding sequence ATGAGTACAGTTAACAAAGTATTGATGGCACCCGATGGCCCTGAATTTTCACAACTTGTTCAGGGTTACTGGCGCCTTGGTTCATGGGATATGGATGCACAGGCGCGTCTAACATTTCTTAAGCAGCATATCGAAATGGGCATTAGCACCGTTGATCATGCGGCTATTTATGATGCCGGACATTGCGAAACTTTATTTGGCGAGGCATTAAAGCTTGATCCTTCCATTCGAGAGCAAATTGAAATTGTTTCAAAATTTGGCATTAATGGTATTGCGACCAGCGCCACTGAAAAACGCGTTTCTCATTATGACAGCAGTAAGGCGGGTATTTTAGCATCGACAGAAAACTCTTTACGGCGTTTAGGGGTCGAGCAGTTGGACGCCTTATTAGTACATCGGCCTGATTTTCTGATGGATGCGGATCAGGTAGCCGAAGCATTTAATGAATTAAAACAGAGCGGTAAGGTGAAACACTTTGGTGTGTCCAATTTTACAACCTCGCAGTTTGATTTATTACAATCTCGTTTGGATGCCCCACTGATAACCAATCAGGTTGAATTTAACCCAATCAATTTTGATGTTGTGGCGGATGGTACATTAGATCAGCTGCAGCAACATCGGGTGCGCCCGATGGCATGGTCATGTCTAGCCGGAGGCGCTATTTTCAGTGCACAAACCGAGCAGGTCAAACGTTTACGTGCAACCCTGTCTGAACTCGGCGAAGAGTTAGGTGCCGATTCGATTGATCAGGTGATTTATGCCTGGATATTAAAACACCCATCAAATCCGGTGGCGTTATTGGGGACAGGTAATATTAAACGTGTAAAGGATGCCGCGGCTGCCTTAACCCTGAAAATGAATGCGGAACAGTGGTATCGTGTTTGGGTCGCATCAAAAGGTGTTAATGTGCCCTAG